From one Nitrosococcus halophilus Nc 4 genomic stretch:
- a CDS encoding site-specific integrase, with protein MASGRPLSEHVRVHDLKHTFGRRLRAAGAPLETRKMLLGHRNKDITTHYSAPELAELIDAVRRIEDWGVRKTSTLTILRKIIPQQ; from the coding sequence ATGGCCTCAGGCAGGCCCTTGAGCGAGCATGTCCGGGTGCACGACCTCAAACACACCTTTGGGCGCAGGTTGCGGGCCGCCGGTGCCCCGCTAGAAACCCGGAAAATGTTGCTCGGTCACCGGAACAAGGACATCACCACCCATTATTCTGCACCGGAATTAGCCGAACTTATAGATGCGGTACGGAGAATTGAGGACTGGGGCGTTCGCAAAACGTCCACATTAACTATTTTGAGGAAAATAATCCCTCAACAATAA
- a CDS encoding type II toxin-antitoxin system RelE family toxin: protein MYTVIYEKSARKILQRMPREMAIKINEAFKKLALDPARTDVDIKPMIGREGYRLKMGGWRAIYHIDRNRLIISVIKIGPRGDVYK from the coding sequence ATGTACACAGTGATTTATGAAAAATCAGCGCGAAAAATCTTGCAGCGCATGCCTCGGGAGATGGCTATAAAAATAAATGAGGCATTTAAAAAGCTAGCGCTTGATCCGGCGCGGACGGATGTAGATATCAAGCCGATGATTGGGCGCGAGGGTTATCGTTTAAAGATGGGCGGCTGGAGGGCTATCTACCATATAGATAGAAACCGTCTGATAATATCAGTGATAAAGATTGGGCCGAGAGGAGATGTCTACAAATGA
- a CDS encoding helix-turn-helix domain-containing protein gives MTAQVIKRGERPEWAVIPYEEYLELLEKAEMVEDTIALERAIAAPDDEGVPQDIVERLLEGENPIKVWRTYRGLTQHDLAEQAGLSQSYLAMMEKGEREGTVKALKRIAKALNVDIDDLVDMHDEEPA, from the coding sequence ATGACTGCTCAAGTAATTAAACGAGGTGAAAGGCCGGAATGGGCCGTTATCCCATACGAAGAATATTTGGAATTGCTGGAAAAAGCAGAAATGGTAGAAGATACCATTGCTCTTGAACGGGCGATTGCTGCGCCCGATGATGAGGGTGTGCCACAGGATATTGTCGAGAGGCTCTTAGAAGGCGAGAACCCGATCAAGGTATGGCGAACCTATCGCGGCCTGACCCAACACGATCTGGCGGAGCAAGCAGGATTAAGCCAGTCCTATCTAGCGATGATGGAGAAAGGAGAAAGGGAGGGGACTGTCAAAGCGCTCAAGCGGATCGCTAAGGCGCTCAACGTTGATATCGACGATCTTGTGGATATGCATGACGAGGAGCCCGCGTAA
- a CDS encoding IS1634 family transposase: MAEAYQSQTLDHLGLVASMFDELGLGEGLDEQIPQDREQRKVSVGQAVKALVLNGLGFVNQRLYLVPRFFENKPTERLMGPGVEPAHLNDDTLGRALDTLYAHDVTALYAVLSAQAAKRLGLEGRFGQLDSTSFHVDGDYNSAEEPQARVIHITRGYSRDHRPDLNQVVLNLMTEHQAGLPLFMQPLNGNSEDKAQFKQVVEAHLEQLCQASPLEYLVADSALYTQATLQSLGERKWITRVPATLKEAQRVLTSTPSEPMNVLDEDYRYQERVSTYADIEQRWLLVESTPARQRALKTVNRQVLKESGKEAQDFQRLCQQTFACSSDAQQALEQFQATLKFTTVEEGAVEALPAYDKPGRPATGQPPTTVRFRLRGALASAPQTREALLTRKSRFIVATNELDAHQLPPAELLTAYKQQSQVERGFRFMKDPLFLASSLFLKSPQRIMALMMVMTLSLLVYAALEYRMRQALTQHQQTFPDQKGQPTSKPTARWVFQCFVGIHVLIVQQSQTYVLNLHDHHRGLLAILGPPYETLYS; the protein is encoded by the coding sequence ATGGCCGAAGCATACCAGAGCCAGACTTTAGACCATTTAGGGTTAGTGGCCTCAATGTTTGATGAATTGGGTCTGGGCGAGGGTTTGGATGAACAGATCCCGCAGGATCGAGAGCAGCGAAAAGTCTCGGTAGGTCAAGCGGTGAAAGCCCTGGTGCTCAATGGGCTAGGGTTTGTTAATCAACGGCTTTATCTGGTGCCGCGTTTTTTTGAGAACAAGCCTACCGAGCGACTGATGGGTCCGGGGGTGGAACCGGCCCATTTAAATGACGACACCCTGGGACGTGCCTTGGACACATTGTATGCCCATGATGTGACCGCTCTGTATGCGGTACTGAGTGCTCAGGCGGCAAAGCGGCTAGGATTAGAGGGCCGCTTTGGGCAGCTGGATAGCACGAGTTTTCATGTCGATGGAGACTATAACAGCGCCGAGGAACCGCAAGCCAGGGTCATTCATATTACCCGGGGCTACAGCCGTGATCACCGCCCCGACCTTAATCAAGTGGTGCTGAACTTGATGACCGAACACCAGGCAGGATTACCCCTTTTCATGCAGCCGCTCAATGGCAACAGCGAAGATAAGGCCCAGTTTAAGCAAGTGGTCGAAGCCCACCTAGAGCAACTTTGCCAGGCCAGCCCCCTTGAATACCTGGTCGCCGATAGTGCCTTGTACACCCAAGCCACGCTCCAAAGTCTGGGTGAGCGCAAGTGGATCACCCGGGTGCCCGCCACCTTGAAAGAAGCACAGAGGGTGCTGACCTCCACCCCCTCAGAGCCCATGAACGTCCTGGATGAGGATTATCGCTACCAAGAACGGGTCTCCACCTACGCCGACATCGAACAGCGTTGGTTGCTGGTCGAATCCACGCCGGCCCGCCAGCGGGCACTGAAGACCGTTAACCGCCAGGTGTTGAAAGAAAGCGGCAAAGAAGCCCAGGATTTCCAGCGCCTTTGCCAACAAACGTTTGCCTGCTCCAGCGATGCCCAACAGGCGCTCGAACAGTTTCAAGCCACCCTCAAGTTCACCACCGTAGAGGAAGGCGCCGTTGAAGCGCTTCCCGCTTATGACAAGCCAGGACGACCGGCGACCGGACAACCTCCCACCACGGTCCGCTTTCGCCTGCGCGGAGCACTGGCCTCAGCTCCCCAGACCCGCGAAGCGCTGCTCACCCGCAAAAGTCGCTTTATTGTGGCCACCAACGAACTCGATGCCCACCAACTCCCACCGGCTGAACTGCTGACCGCTTACAAGCAACAGAGCCAAGTAGAGCGTGGCTTTCGCTTTATGAAGGACCCCTTGTTTCTCGCCTCTTCGCTGTTTCTCAAATCCCCTCAGCGTATTATGGCCCTGATGATGGTCATGACCTTGTCTCTGCTCGTCTACGCCGCCCTGGAGTATCGGATGCGCCAGGCCCTCACCCAACATCAACAGACTTTCCCCGACCAAAAAGGTCAACCCACTTCCAAACCTACTGCCCGTTGGGTCTTTCAGTGCTTTGTCGGCATCCATGTATTAATTGTGCAACAGAGCCAGACCTACGTCCTCAATCTCCACGACCACCACCGAGGCCTCTTGGCGATCTTAGGTCCCCCTTATGAAACCCTTTATTCTTGA